The sequence ACTAGAAACTTCCTTAAATAAAATCTAGGAAACACctacaattttttaattaaaaaactaGCCTTTTGACAATGCcaaacaatattttttaaatatattatccATTTGAtaaattgatttcttttttacatttCAATTAAATAAGGGTATTTTGAATTATAGGATCATCATCtcaaacaaacacacacacttATCCTTAATTTGTCAATTTTAAATAACATTTGTGTCTCAGCCGTCCAATTTCATTTAGAGACAATTTTAAAATCATCCAACGGTTCTGCATTTGGTTTAACAGGAGTCTAATGAGTTCATTAAGATTGAGCTGGATGAGAATTACAAGGAGAATGGACAGTAGGCccatcatatcacatatctaATTCCTAATTCCTATAAAATttcactaaataaaacataattaaataataattctcATTATAAAATACAATCATGTAGTCTCAGTTCGGGCAAACTTTCTGATGCAAGGACACCGTCTCatacaaggaaaaaaacaatttttgcTTCTCAACATTCTCCTATAGCATTGCAAGTGGCAACGGAGATTTTCCCCAAATACTCGTGTTAGTTTGAAGATTACAAGGAAATTCTGAAATCAAGTAAAAACTCTTgtaaaggagagagaagagaagattTCAAATCTTGATAAGTCGATGAATTAAACCCCAATTGTTTTGACAGTTCCTTGGAGAAGCATTCATCAGGGCTTTATACGAACCACAAATGAACCTGTTCAATAATTTCAAACAACCGCTATTACAACAGGAAGTGCATGTAAATCAAGAAGATAACTATAATGAATGGAATATTTGTCGATAAGGTCGTAAAATCGTGTCAGATTCAGTGCACGAAATAATGACGAGAAAAACAAGATAGAAGAAAATAGATATTTATTGATTCAAACTGAAATCAAGGAGCAAGAACAACAAAGGAAAATTCCCAAAGGATACAACTCACCCCGTCCCTTctaatttagaaaaatttagaatgAAAAAAGGGTTAACTCTGAATTAAGACTACACTAGAGGAGAAGAGTTGAGGCTTTTGATGCTAGCATTAGGGCAGAACAAATTTTGCAGGACGAGCTACTGGATCTACTGACATCATTGATATCCCAAGCAATAGTCAAGGCGAAACCTATGATACACCTAAGAGGTGTCGATTCTATAGGAAACAGATACTTGAGCCCAGAAGCAGATCATACAGGGTTCAAAGGTGCTGCTATCCAGACAGATTATGGCTGAGTTCGCCACTGTTCTCTAATTAAAGATGAGCCACCTAGAATGAGTTGAAGACCATTAAACCAAATAGCAAAGGTGACCAATCATCTTGTGACAATTCCATAACTGGACCATTGAACTTCATGACATATTCAGTAGCTCAAAATACCATAACTTAAATAAGTATTGGTAAGAGTACTGAAATGGTATACTCATAAGCAAATAACACTGCAATAAGTGATGCTTAACATATAAGTGGATTGTGGAGGGCAATGAATTATCGCAGGTAAGTCAAGTTATCCGACTTCACATGTCAACGAGATTATATTCGTGGAAaaccaattcaacataaaGCATTGTTAGCTTGATGAATAGACAATCTGCAACAATGACCATCATGCAACATAAAATTAATAACCCCAAGACAATTCATGATCGAGGGTTGTAAAGGTAACTTAATGTGCACAGAAAATGTATTTATAACTCAAAGCCGCTAAATATAGAGCTACTTACAAGCAGGAAGCTGGGATGTGTCAGCAGAAACAGCACAAGCAATCCCCAAGTTATGAAGAGCCCCCTTTATGACTCCACATGAGAAATGGAGATGCATGTTTGGTTCTTGTGCTGCCTTGCTTTCATCCGCAGCCTCAGAATTCTCTTGAGATAAGTCTCCGTTTTCAGAAGACGGATCAAGGGACATGCGTGAAACCCAACGAAATCGATTATCTTGCAATACAAAAGTACCCTACAATATAAACAAAGACCATCTTCCTCTGATCAGATTCACACAATGAAAAAGAACCCCAATTCAGAATTGATTCTAAAGTTTACCCTATGATTGGTCTTTAAGTTGTCTATCTGCTTCTTGAAGAGCTCGGACCAGAAGTCCTTGCAGATGAACTTAATTGCATCTAGATGATCAGTAAACCGAGGCCTCTCCATTGTGTACCTAACAAGTAAAACTTAATCATCACTGGCTGCACCCTAAAAAATGCCTCCATTTTTATTATAAGTAAACAGATACATATACTCTCACTCACTGCTCCTATTCCTATAATTTGATTGggatcaaaaaataaaaaggcaaGGGCCGCATATGCATACAGGTGGTCTGCTTTCCTACTATTTCTCAACAACCAAACACCCTACCAAACTCTCATAAacgaaaaagagaaaaaattctgaaatcaaacttaaaATTAAACAGTTGAAAATACGCATTTCAGATCTAAAAGCCCAATTGCTATGAAATCAAACAGAGGCTATTCGAAtacaatgaaattgaagagcAATCATGGAGGGCAGGGCGTAGAAAGGGGTTTGAGATAGAGTGCGGGAAGGTGTACCGCTCGGAGAGCTGATGGCCGACCTGGTAGCCAATAGCGTCGATCCTGCTGGCGGCAAGCTCAGGCTTATTGGCGTATAGTCGATTGCAGTACATAGAGACCATCTCTGTTAGTAGACTGTCCACGCAGCTCTCTGAGACCTCTctacccatctctctctctctctctctctctctctctctctgtgtttatCGCTCTCgcgctctctctctgtattttGCTCTGCTCTTCGTTTCTCCgagaccaacaaaaaaaaatgaaattgtctgagaccaacaaaaaaaaaagtcgaaattgttttttcttttcgaaaATACAAAATGTAATATAGGCCATGATATGTGATTGGGCTTatttgttaactttttatcctttcaaaagaaaaaggtcaTTGGGCTTATAGAGTATTTACCTTCAGATGATCCCAACCATCTATCTTCTAGGCATTTATTGAAAAAGTATGTCTGCAAAagtaatttaaattcaaaaccaTTTGATTGCTCAATTAatggttattattattcattCCAGTTTTTTTTGAAACACTGTTCGTATtcgtttattttgtttatcaaattagatgccttaataatttttaatttgtctatatatataccattCCGATCCATTCTGAAGAGCATTGGTTTCGATCCATccgatatatatattttaaatgatctatgaatgaaaacttaaaaaataNNNttcataaaattaaaatagaattcGTAGTGACCCCATTCGAATTACATTAGGAGTCTTTTGCTTTTGCCAGATCTAGAGAGATACTACAAGTCCTCCCTCCACCGCGGCTATCTGGTTCACCACAAGGGTGTATATTTTGCGGTCAAAATGGTAATTATGAGTCTGTCAATGTTGAGGTGTTTTTATAATCAgatgaaattcaattaaatgCAAAATCTGCTAACCATTTTAGTTTAGGAAATGGGTAATTTTGTCACAGATCTTATGTCGTCTAGCTGGCAACTGGGTTTGGGACATAGGTGCGTTGGTGGGACTCAAAATTTCTAATCCCCAGTTGGACCCATTACACAAACATGTAGGCCCAATTCTTCTTGGGTTGGGTTGGCATATGACTGTAAATGAAATTGTTGAATCAGGGCCGGACCCCAAAATCGCTTTAttctatatatgtatttttctttttcttttttataaagtAAAGCGATACATAGCGCTAATCTTTACATTTGTAAAAGGATTTtagggtgtattcaattataaattttaaagacTTTTAATGAGTTTAAAAGTCTGGAGGTATTCAACTATGACTTTTAAATAGTCTTTAAAAGTTCAGTGGTATTCAATTGTAACTTTAAAAAGTGTTTAAAAGTTTTGGGATATCCAAAAAGTTaatgattttgaaaactttgtTAAATGAATGACTTCTCAATACTTTTAAGGCTAATTCTTAATACCAAAAGTCTTGCTAATTTACTCAAGATTTTGTCAGTGACTTCGATCATTCTATAGCTTTGGCCATTGTGAGGGTGCACTATCATGTTTGGGTCTCTAGACCCCCTCCCTCTTTGGTTGGTGTACTATCAATAAAACCACCACTGTTTAGGATGGTCTCCCCTACCCACCGTAGCACTATGTTTATAAAGATTATGGTTGGCTTGTGACGTTTTTGTGGCTTTCTGAAGCAGCATGTTTCCTAACTTTCCAATATGTATTCATGTTCTTTGTATTTGGTTGTTCTGTTTTCTGTTTGCTCGTAGTCCTACTGCATTGGACTCTTGCTTGGTTGTATCTGGTGCTTTATTTGCGCCCTGGTTTAATCAACTTACCAGTTcttccacacaaaaaaggTTTAGGAActaatacatttatttttgaaGCTCAAAAGATGAAATGAGGAGTTGTAATAGCATCAGCCACATGACTTATAGGATATAACTAATGTTCCTATATGCCGGGAGGCTGAGGCTGCAGTTCCAATCTAGTTGGTTGCACGTTGCTAGTTGCATCCAAAATTTATCAATGCTGGAGATAAATATTAGAAGCAATTTCCTCTTGTTATACTACTCTATGATAAATATTAAGAGATAAATACTATTCACAAATAAAAGTATGTAAAACTCTATGACAAAAGTATATGAAAGTATATCATTAACTTTATAAAGTATGTAAAAGTCATTAAGAATATGTCAACTCTATGAAAGTCACTCACTTacaaaatgtattttaaagttataattgaatacacccccctTAATTTTAACGTGCTCCAAATCTGGCCCAGACACCAGCCTTGTAATTTTCAGCGGGGCAAAGGCAACGACCCCTGATATAAATGTGCTCTCGCCCGAAACCACCCTTTGAAAAGCTAAAAAATCTAATTGATTACAGTTCTCTTATACTAATGgttgaaaaacacaaacacaaacccaTTACCATAACACAGAACAGAAATACCAACAACTGAGTATAAATTACCAGGAATGCCAGGATCGTGCTAAAGGTGATAAATAGATGGCGGGCACTGAGACAGGGTGCCATATCCACTACTGGAAGACACTGACCGGTCATTGTAATTAGGCATCCTCACTGGATCCCTAGAGACATAAGCGATAGAACTATTTGGGCTCCTACTTGTAATGCGAACGGGTGGAGGGCTTCCTGCTGATCCAAACTGCCCACTCCTACCATTTGCAGCTATGCTTGTCCCATATCGTGTGGCTAACGGACTCATATGTGAGGACGCATGACCACTGCCCTCCAGTCCATAGGACGCAATTGCTGAGCTCAACCCATAGTCTCGAGCTGTCAAGTGCTGGGTATGGGTAACAGGAGAGGAACCCACCAAACCATAGGATCGAGCGGGTAAGTTATTATGAGTATCAGGAGCGTAGGGTGCCGAATCATAGTATCCAGCAGAGTATTCTGCACCTTGCCCTAAGAATGAGCCTCCTTGCTGATGATGAGATGCTCGCAGTGAGTTAAAGGTGGAAGTGGTTCCATATGAAGTATTGGGAGGAGTGGTTGCTTGTCCAGGCATTCCAGCTGATGTTAAAAAGTATTCTGTACCTCGACTCTCAAACAAGCCTACTTGCTGAAGATAGGATGGCTGTACAGAATGTCCTGTGGCTGGTTCTCTAAAAGAAGCATTTCGAGCAGCTGAAGCTGGAGCTGTCCGCTGATGCTTATTTCTGTTCTGCTTATTTGGTTGAGTCTTCGAATCAGGGGCAGTACGTTTCTTTCCACTCAGGTGTTGCACCTGAGCCTCGCGGTCAGGAGCTGTTAGAGTTgctttcctctcttttctctgCCTTCTCAGCAGTGTGATGCGTTTTCTGAGGGTTTCAGGAGAATATTGTGGTTCAACGCGAAGCTTGTAGTCATCAATGCATCGTATTATGCCTCTTAGGGCGActatttctttctctctgGCCTCATCCTGCATGGGGTTTAATTTAATGAGATACAGTATATAAAAGACGGCTGTTTCATCTGAGTCTAAGGAGAGTTGAAGAggcaaaagaaacaaaacctaTAC comes from Prunus dulcis chromosome 6, ALMONDv2, whole genome shotgun sequence and encodes:
- the LOC117632497 gene encoding trafficking protein particle complex subunit 6b isoform X2 is translated as MGREVSESCVDSLLTEMVSMYCNRLYANKPELAASRIDAIGYQVGHQLSERYTMERPRFTDHLDAIKFICKDFWSELFKKQIDNLKTNHRGTFVLQDNRFRWVSRMSLDPSSENGDLSQENSEAADESKAAQEPNMHLHFSCGVIKGALHNLGIACAVSADTSQLPACSFVVRIKP
- the LOC117632497 gene encoding trafficking protein particle complex subunit 6b isoform X1, whose protein sequence is MGREVSESCVDSLLTEMVSMYCNRLYANKPELAASRIDAIGYQVGHQLSERYTMERPRFTDHLDAIKFICKDFWSELFKKQIDNLKTNHRGTFVLQDNRFRWVSRMSLDPSSENGDLSQENSEAADESKAAQEPNMHLHFSCGVIKGALHNLGIACAVSADTSQLPACGSSLIREQWRTQP